A genomic window from Verrucomicrobiia bacterium includes:
- a CDS encoding DinB family protein, whose translation MAEVKRIRDQLKRAFEKDAWHGPAVMEVLKGVTAQQAAARPIPNAHSIWEIALHIAAWVGAMKSRLEGKWMDEPAEGDWPIVEDTSPAAWEKTIKLLKTRHAGLQRAISKLTDKKLDKPIAKGKSTFYSSLHGIIQHDLYHAGQLAVLKKGV comes from the coding sequence ATGGCTGAAGTGAAACGGATCAGGGACCAACTCAAACGCGCCTTCGAAAAAGACGCCTGGCACGGCCCGGCGGTTATGGAGGTTTTAAAGGGCGTGACGGCCCAGCAGGCCGCCGCCCGGCCGATTCCCAACGCTCACTCCATCTGGGAAATTGCCCTGCACATTGCCGCTTGGGTGGGCGCTATGAAATCGCGCCTCGAAGGAAAATGGATGGATGAACCGGCCGAAGGGGATTGGCCGATTGTTGAAGACACCAGCCCGGCCGCTTGGGAAAAAACAATAAAACTCCTGAAAACCAGACATGCCGGCCTGCAAAGAGCCATCTCCAAACTTACGGATAAAAAACTGGACAAACCGATTGCCAAGGGGAAATCCACCTTTTATTCCTCCCTGCACGGAATAATTCAGCATGATCTGTACCATGCCGGCCAGTTGGCAGTTCTCAAAAAGGGTGTTTGA
- a CDS encoding nuclear transport factor 2 family protein, with amino-acid sequence MNKAISIKLLLAAIFVLSCQQRIDVSSEKPKVELALHRFFNAIANYDYQELRNACTADYQLIEDGSFWTVDTLIEAIRPMEGNVKIVYSFENMNATIEGGIAWLTYKNKAVLTSKEGGENLEWAESAVFRKENNVWKMALLHSTRLKTKEEK; translated from the coding sequence ATGAATAAAGCGATATCCATTAAGCTTTTGCTTGCTGCCATATTTGTTTTGAGTTGTCAACAGAGAATCGATGTTTCTTCAGAAAAACCAAAAGTGGAACTGGCCCTCCACCGTTTCTTCAACGCCATCGCCAATTATGATTATCAAGAGCTTAGAAACGCCTGCACGGCCGATTATCAATTGATCGAAGACGGTTCCTTCTGGACGGTGGATACCCTCATCGAGGCGATAAGACCGATGGAAGGCAACGTCAAAATTGTGTACAGCTTTGAAAACATGAATGCCACAATCGAAGGCGGCATCGCTTGGCTCACCTACAAAAACAAGGCGGTGCTCACCTCCAAAGAGGGTGGGGAAAATCTGGAATGGGCGGAAAGCGCCGTATTTAGAAAAGAAAACAACGTTTGGAAAATGGCCTTGTTGCATTCAACCCGACTAAAAACCAAGGAGGAAAAATGA
- a CDS encoding OsmC family protein translates to MKRRASAVWKGGLKDGKGTVSTESGVLSNNAYSFSTRFENEKGTNPEELIAAAHAGCFSMALSAELGKAGMTPQSISTTATITLEMLEGGPTVTESHLETVAKIPGAKKEAFEAAANAAKAGCPISRLLNTRISLDAKLES, encoded by the coding sequence ATGAAGCGCAGAGCGTCAGCCGTATGGAAGGGTGGATTGAAGGACGGAAAAGGAACGGTCTCGACCGAAAGCGGCGTGCTTTCGAACAACGCCTATTCCTTTTCCACTCGTTTTGAGAACGAAAAAGGAACCAACCCGGAGGAGCTGATTGCCGCCGCCCATGCCGGCTGCTTTTCAATGGCCCTCTCCGCCGAGTTGGGAAAAGCCGGAATGACCCCGCAATCCATCAGCACCACTGCGACGATTACGCTCGAAATGCTGGAAGGCGGCCCGACGGTTACCGAAAGCCATTTGGAAACAGTGGCCAAAATCCCCGGCGCCAAGAAGGAGGCGTTTGAAGCCGCCGCCAACGCCGCCAAGGCCGGCTGCCCCATTTCCCGGCTTTTGAACACCCGAATCTCGCTGGATGCCAAGCTGGAAAGCTGA